Proteins co-encoded in one Streptomyces diastaticus subsp. diastaticus genomic window:
- a CDS encoding phosphoribosyltransferase yields the protein MVWTGTWVSDRLGIELAGDDELRGLLGLALRRNPKRAHLLVSGVLGKHVPQHPSVVHDHGVGLGRRVRALLGADAAARAVVLGYAETATALGHAVADGLESAPYLHSTRRPVASVPSAGGFEESHSHATSHLLLPEDPAFFDRGGETDRGPLVLVDDEFSTGNTVLNTLRDLHGRHPRDHYVIVALVDMRAPGDAGRLAAFAEETGARIDVVAHARGTVRVPEDVLARGLRLVEEQDSRTAGTPAHRRPAAPPTRLELGWPAGLPDGGRHGFTPDHRARLREALPAMASRIIDGLGGPEQAGRVLVLGFEELMYAPLVLARALEETGLDVRFSTTTRSPVLAVDDPGYAIRTRLTFPAHDDPADGPGERYAYNVAGGGFDTVLAVVDSAADTPALHAPDGLLARLGTAAPRVALAVVPAHTPAPRTSDRQEPTVLPAPLRGPDFSSYEPDDVGWLLQDLSAVRLEAPVEEREEAVQRGGAHYAESLPVEYQPTAEYQELYREALAGSAGRIARAVGTVTELVLAERSPRPVLVSLARAGTPVGVLMRRWARHRHGRELPHYAVSIVRGRGIDANALRWLAAHHDPADVVFVDGWTGKGAITRELADALAEFPGFDPEIAVLADPGSCVRTHGTREDFLIPSACLNSTVSGLISRTVLRADLVGPHDYHGAKFYRELAGTDVSRAFVAAVEARFDEVTDAVDQQVKESASADRAPTWEGWAAVERISEEQGIHDVNLVKPGVGETTRVLLRRVPWKILARRGADADLAHIRLLAEQRGVPVEERDDLPYTCVGLIHPRYTRGATGADGKAVGSA from the coding sequence GTGGTGTGGACCGGAACCTGGGTCTCCGACCGGCTCGGCATAGAGCTGGCCGGTGACGACGAGCTGCGCGGCCTGCTGGGCCTCGCGCTGCGCCGCAATCCCAAGCGGGCGCACCTGCTCGTCTCCGGCGTCCTCGGCAAACACGTTCCGCAGCACCCCTCGGTCGTCCACGACCACGGCGTCGGACTCGGCCGCCGCGTCCGCGCCCTTCTCGGCGCCGACGCCGCCGCCCGGGCGGTGGTCCTCGGCTACGCGGAGACGGCCACCGCGCTCGGCCACGCCGTCGCGGACGGCCTGGAGAGCGCGCCCTACCTGCACTCGACGCGACGCCCGGTCGCCTCGGTCCCCAGCGCCGGAGGGTTCGAGGAGTCGCACTCGCACGCCACCTCCCACCTGCTGCTCCCCGAGGACCCCGCCTTCTTCGACCGGGGCGGGGAGACGGACCGGGGGCCGCTGGTCCTGGTGGACGACGAGTTCTCCACCGGCAACACCGTCCTCAACACCCTGCGCGACCTGCACGGCCGGCACCCGCGCGACCACTACGTGATCGTCGCCCTGGTCGACATGAGGGCCCCCGGAGACGCCGGCCGGCTCGCCGCCTTCGCCGAGGAGACCGGCGCCCGCATCGACGTCGTCGCCCACGCGCGGGGCACGGTCAGGGTGCCGGAGGACGTCCTCGCCCGGGGCCTGCGGCTGGTCGAGGAGCAGGACAGCCGCACCGCGGGCACCCCCGCGCACCGACGGCCGGCCGCTCCACCCACGCGCCTGGAACTGGGCTGGCCCGCCGGGCTGCCCGACGGCGGCCGGCACGGCTTCACCCCCGACCACCGGGCCCGCCTCCGCGAGGCCCTTCCGGCGATGGCCTCCCGGATCATCGACGGGCTCGGCGGTCCCGAACAGGCCGGCCGCGTCCTCGTGCTCGGCTTCGAAGAGCTGATGTACGCCCCTCTGGTGCTCGCCAGGGCCCTGGAGGAGACCGGGCTCGACGTGCGGTTCTCCACGACCACGCGCTCGCCGGTGCTCGCCGTGGACGACCCCGGCTACGCCATCCGCACCCGCCTCACCTTCCCGGCCCACGACGACCCGGCCGACGGGCCCGGCGAGCGGTACGCGTACAACGTCGCGGGTGGCGGCTTCGACACCGTCCTCGCCGTCGTCGACAGCGCCGCCGACACCCCGGCCCTCCACGCCCCCGACGGCCTGCTCGCCCGGCTCGGCACCGCCGCGCCCCGGGTGGCCCTCGCCGTCGTCCCCGCCCACACGCCCGCACCCCGCACCTCCGACCGGCAGGAGCCCACCGTGCTGCCCGCGCCCCTGCGTGGCCCCGACTTCTCCTCGTACGAGCCCGACGACGTCGGGTGGCTGCTCCAGGACCTCTCCGCCGTGCGGCTGGAGGCCCCCGTCGAGGAGCGTGAGGAGGCCGTCCAGCGCGGCGGTGCCCACTACGCCGAGTCCCTGCCGGTCGAGTACCAGCCGACCGCGGAGTACCAGGAGCTGTACCGCGAGGCCCTCGCCGGATCGGCCGGGCGGATCGCGCGGGCGGTAGGCACCGTCACCGAGCTGGTCCTCGCCGAGCGCTCCCCGCGGCCCGTCCTGGTCTCGCTGGCGCGGGCCGGCACGCCGGTGGGAGTGCTCATGCGGCGCTGGGCCCGACACCGGCACGGACGGGAACTTCCGCACTACGCGGTGTCGATCGTGCGCGGCCGCGGCATCGACGCCAACGCGCTGCGCTGGCTGGCCGCCCACCACGACCCGGCGGACGTCGTGTTCGTGGACGGCTGGACCGGCAAGGGCGCCATCACGCGGGAGCTGGCCGACGCCCTCGCGGAGTTCCCCGGCTTCGACCCCGAGATCGCGGTCCTCGCCGACCCCGGCTCGTGCGTCCGTACCCACGGCACCCGCGAGGACTTCCTCATCCCCTCGGCCTGCCTCAACTCCACCGTCTCCGGACTGATATCCCGCACCGTGCTCCGTGCCGACCTGGTCGGACCGCACGACTACCACGGTGCCAAGTTCTACCGCGAGCTGGCCGGCACCGACGTGTCCCGGGCCTTCGTCGCGGCGGTCGAGGCGCGGTTCGACGAGGTCACCGACGCCGTGGACCAGCAGGTCAAGGAGTCGGCCTCGGCCGACCGCGCTCCCACCTGGGAAGGCTGGGCGGCGGTCGAGCGGATCAGCGAGGAGCAGGGCATCCACGACGTCAACCTCGTGAAACCGGGCGTCGGTGAGACCACCCGCGTCCTGCTGCGACGCGTCCCCTGGAAGATCCTGGCCCGCCGGGGCGCCGACGCCGACCTCGCCCACATCCGGCTCCTCGCGGAGCAGCGAGGCGTGCCGGTGGAGGAGCGCGACGACCTCCCGTACACCTGCGTCGGCCTCATCCACCCCCGCTACACCCGCGGTGCGACCGGCGCCGACGGCAAGGCGGTGGGCAGCGCGTGA
- a CDS encoding HAD family hydrolase, which translates to MTTLVASDLDRTLIYSAAALGLTAPDAEAPRLLCVEVYESRPLSYLTETAAGLLAELARETLFVPTTTRTREQYRRIRLPVPTPGYAICANGGHLLVDGVADEEWNRSVRSRLDSECAPLAEVSAHLRTTADPAWLLKERVAEELFAYLVVDRAELPASWLKSTAAWADERGWTVSLQGRKVYAVPRPLTKSAAMREVARRAGADTALAAGDSLLDADLLLAADHAWRPGHGELAEEGWTAPGLTVLPERGVAAGEEILRRLLSAARGGRED; encoded by the coding sequence GTGACCACCCTCGTCGCCAGCGACCTCGACCGCACCCTCATCTACTCCGCCGCCGCCCTCGGCCTCACCGCCCCCGACGCCGAGGCCCCCCGCCTGCTCTGCGTGGAGGTGTACGAGAGCCGGCCCCTCTCCTACCTGACGGAGACCGCGGCCGGGCTCCTCGCCGAACTGGCCCGCGAGACGCTCTTCGTCCCCACCACCACCCGTACCAGGGAGCAGTACCGCCGCATCCGCCTGCCGGTGCCCACTCCCGGCTACGCGATCTGCGCCAACGGCGGTCACCTCCTGGTCGACGGCGTCGCCGACGAGGAGTGGAACCGCTCCGTCCGCAGCCGGCTGGACTCCGAATGCGCACCCCTCGCCGAGGTCAGCGCCCATCTGCGCACCACGGCGGACCCCGCCTGGCTGCTCAAGGAACGCGTCGCGGAGGAGCTTTTCGCCTACCTCGTCGTCGACCGGGCCGAACTCCCCGCGAGCTGGCTCAAGTCCACCGCCGCCTGGGCCGACGAGCGCGGCTGGACGGTCTCCCTCCAGGGCCGGAAGGTCTACGCCGTCCCGCGTCCGCTGACCAAGAGCGCGGCCATGCGCGAGGTGGCCCGGCGCGCCGGGGCGGACACCGCCCTCGCCGCGGGGGACTCCCTGCTCGACGCGGACCTGCTGCTCGCCGCCGACCACGCCTGGCGCCCCGGCCACGGAGAGCTGGCCGAGGAGGGCTGGACGGCGCCCGGGCTCACCGTGCTCCCCGAGCGGGGTGTCGCTGCGGGGGAGGAGATCCTGCGCCGGTTGCTGTCGGCGGCGCGCGGCGGGCGCGAGGACTGA
- a CDS encoding DedA family protein has translation MSDSSAPQWITGLMESLGAPGAGIAIALENLFPPIPSEVILPLAGFTAATGQMNLVAVLIWTTVGSVVGALALYWVGALLGRDRTVAIAAKIPLLKVADIEKTEAWFTKHGTKAVFFGRMLPIFRSLISVPAGIERMPLPVFLALTTLGSAIWNTLFVMAGYLLGDNWETVTEYVSVYSKVVLAVAVLGVLVFLGVRVFRPGGGQRRG, from the coding sequence ATGAGCGACAGCAGCGCACCTCAGTGGATCACCGGCCTGATGGAGAGCCTCGGCGCGCCGGGAGCGGGCATCGCCATCGCGCTGGAGAACCTCTTCCCCCCGATCCCCTCCGAGGTGATCCTGCCGCTGGCCGGCTTCACGGCGGCTACCGGCCAGATGAACCTGGTGGCCGTACTGATCTGGACGACGGTCGGTTCGGTCGTCGGCGCGCTGGCGCTCTACTGGGTGGGCGCACTGCTCGGACGGGACCGCACGGTGGCCATCGCGGCCAAGATCCCGTTGCTGAAGGTCGCCGACATCGAGAAGACCGAGGCGTGGTTCACCAAGCACGGGACGAAGGCGGTGTTCTTCGGCCGGATGCTGCCGATCTTCCGCAGCCTCATCTCCGTACCGGCCGGCATCGAGCGGATGCCGCTACCGGTCTTCCTGGCTCTCACCACGCTCGGCAGCGCCATCTGGAACACCCTCTTCGTCATGGCCGGCTACCTGCTCGGCGACAACTGGGAGACGGTCACCGAGTACGTCTCGGTGTACTCGAAGGTCGTGCTCGCGGTGGCAGTGCTGGGTGTCCTCGTCTTCCTCGGCGTACGCGTCTTCCGGCCGGGCGGCGGCCAGCGGCGCGGCTGA
- a CDS encoding FmdB family zinc ribbon protein has product MPRYEYRCRSCGDTFEISRPMAESSDPAACPAGHSDTVKLLSTVAVGGSTASSGPAGAPSGGGGGCCGGGCCG; this is encoded by the coding sequence ATGCCTCGTTACGAATACCGCTGCCGCAGTTGTGGTGACACCTTCGAGATCAGCCGGCCGATGGCCGAGTCCTCCGACCCGGCCGCCTGCCCGGCGGGTCACTCCGACACCGTGAAGCTGCTGTCGACCGTCGCCGTGGGCGGTTCCACCGCCTCCTCCGGTCCGGCTGGGGCCCCCTCGGGCGGCGGGGGCGGCTGCTGCGGCGGAGGATGCTGCGGCTGA
- a CDS encoding DUF4097 family beta strand repeat-containing protein, translating to MSARTASRTRRLAAFGAGAAALALLTTGCAGDASADGGAEPEHKSFALSGRTLTVDSDDSRIELVTGDGDEVRVTRWFTGRALLGSTPRADWTVEGDELKLRVSCSGIVTTCDAEHRIEVPADVAVSLRTQDGGVTAKGFTTPLTLRGSDASLTVEDVSGPLDLHSADGAITARSVSSSRVRARTEDGSLTLALARAPQRIDASSEDGSVTVELPEAAYDVRTKVQDGRTNVSVLEDRASSRVVSITTQDGNVTVRPAG from the coding sequence ATGAGTGCACGGACAGCGTCCCGGACCCGGCGGCTGGCGGCGTTCGGCGCGGGTGCGGCGGCCCTCGCCCTGCTCACCACGGGGTGCGCGGGAGACGCCTCGGCCGACGGCGGCGCCGAGCCGGAGCACAAGAGCTTCGCCCTGTCGGGACGCACCCTCACCGTCGACTCCGACGACTCGCGGATCGAGCTGGTGACCGGGGACGGTGACGAGGTGCGGGTGACCCGCTGGTTCACCGGGCGCGCCCTGCTGGGCTCCACACCCCGGGCCGACTGGACGGTCGAGGGGGACGAACTGAAGCTGCGCGTCAGCTGCAGCGGCATCGTGACCACCTGCGACGCCGAGCACCGGATCGAGGTGCCCGCCGACGTCGCGGTGAGTCTGCGGACCCAGGACGGCGGGGTGACCGCGAAGGGCTTCACCACGCCGCTCACCCTGCGCGGTTCCGACGCCTCGCTGACGGTCGAGGACGTCTCCGGCCCGCTCGACCTGCACAGTGCCGACGGCGCGATCACCGCCCGGTCCGTCTCCTCGTCCCGGGTGCGGGCGCGCACGGAGGACGGTTCGCTGACGCTCGCCCTGGCCAGGGCGCCCCAGCGGATCGACGCGAGCAGCGAGGACGGCTCGGTCACGGTGGAACTCCCCGAGGCCGCCTACGACGTGCGGACCAAGGTCCAGGACGGCCGGACGAACGTCTCGGTGCTGGAGGACCGGGCCAGCTCCCGGGTGGTCTCCATCACCACCCAGGACGGCAACGTCACGGTGCGGCCGGCGGGCTGA
- a CDS encoding DUF2277 domain-containing protein — protein MCRSIKTLRPPALPEEATEEEIRAAALQYVRKVSGFRAPAAHNQEVFDTAVEAVTDATRALLSGLEVRGASGRSTA, from the coding sequence ATGTGCCGCAGCATCAAGACCCTCCGTCCGCCCGCGCTCCCCGAGGAGGCGACCGAGGAAGAGATCCGCGCAGCCGCCCTCCAGTACGTCCGCAAGGTGTCCGGTTTCCGGGCTCCGGCCGCGCACAACCAGGAGGTCTTCGACACGGCCGTCGAGGCCGTCACCGACGCCACCCGCGCCCTGCTCTCGGGGCTGGAGGTGCGGGGTGCGTCCGGCCGGTCGACGGCGTGA
- a CDS encoding DedA family protein encodes MFESMGPLTAGPWIYAVVAASVLLDVFLPLLPSGVLVIAAATAAAAGTGAAGQLHTVPDIVALIAIAATASVLGDLAAFRLARRGGVRLDRALARSRRLHAGQQSLGRALARGGGPLVVLARFAPAGRSLMSLGAGATTDRRTRDFLPWSAAAGVAWACYSVGLGYFGGHWLGANWLATGVSVLALLAAGAGAACLLRRPAPTG; translated from the coding sequence GTGTTCGAGAGCATGGGGCCACTGACCGCGGGCCCGTGGATCTACGCCGTCGTGGCGGCCTCCGTGCTGCTGGACGTCTTCCTGCCGCTGCTGCCCAGCGGGGTCCTGGTGATCGCCGCGGCCACCGCCGCCGCGGCCGGAACCGGGGCCGCCGGGCAGCTGCACACGGTCCCCGACATCGTCGCCCTCATCGCCATCGCCGCCACCGCCTCGGTCCTCGGCGACCTCGCCGCCTTCCGGCTGGCCCGGCGCGGCGGCGTCCGCCTCGACCGGGCCCTCGCCCGCTCGCGCCGCCTGCACGCCGGCCAGCAGAGCCTCGGCCGCGCCCTGGCGCGTGGCGGCGGCCCGCTGGTGGTCCTCGCCCGCTTCGCCCCGGCCGGACGCTCCCTGATGTCGCTCGGGGCGGGCGCCACCACGGACCGGCGCACCCGCGACTTCCTCCCCTGGTCCGCGGCGGCCGGGGTCGCCTGGGCCTGCTACAGCGTGGGCCTCGGCTACTTCGGCGGCCACTGGCTGGGCGCCAACTGGCTCGCCACCGGCGTCTCGGTGCTCGCCCTCCTCGCCGCGGGGGCGGGCGCCGCGTGCCTGCTGCGCCGTCCGGCGCCCACGGGCTGA
- a CDS encoding superoxide dismutase family protein encodes MGAGTAGLLAGAALAALVTGAGAGSGVTAEPAAAAVTGGPVAPPTDGGPKDRRLRDEARFAPVGAFVPSEAVTYDLDLVPAGAWIRVDQAVSRTGTTVVAEVRGLRPGRAYGAHVHTGVCGADPQDAEGHYQHKADPVQPSTDPAYVNPRNEVWLDFTTDTEGAARAVARHAWGFRPGEAASVVIHGEQGGSGARLGCFSVPFASPDDAPGARG; translated from the coding sequence ATGGGTGCTGGGACCGCGGGACTACTGGCCGGAGCCGCGCTGGCCGCGCTGGTGACCGGCGCGGGGGCGGGCAGCGGCGTCACGGCCGAACCGGCGGCGGCCGCGGTCACGGGCGGTCCGGTGGCCCCGCCCACCGACGGGGGGCCGAAGGACCGCCGGCTGCGTGACGAGGCACGCTTCGCCCCGGTCGGTGCCTTCGTCCCGTCGGAGGCGGTCACCTACGACCTCGACCTGGTACCGGCCGGTGCGTGGATCAGGGTCGACCAGGCCGTCTCGCGGACGGGTACGACGGTCGTCGCCGAGGTGCGCGGCCTTCGTCCGGGGCGGGCGTACGGGGCCCACGTGCACACCGGTGTCTGCGGCGCCGACCCGCAGGACGCCGAGGGCCACTACCAGCACAAGGCCGACCCCGTGCAGCCGTCCACCGACCCCGCCTACGTCAATCCGCGCAACGAGGTCTGGCTGGACTTCACCACGGACACCGAGGGGGCGGCGCGGGCCGTCGCCCGGCACGCTTGGGGGTTCCGGCCCGGTGAGGCGGCCTCCGTGGTGATCCACGGTGAGCAGGGCGGGTCGGGGGCGCGGCTGGGGTGCTTCAGCGTGCCGTTCGCCTCGCCCGACGACGCGCCGGGGGCCCGGGGCTGA
- a CDS encoding DoxX family protein: MTSRLDSAQPYALGLYRIVFGLLFACHGAASLFGVLGGAHGGGALEAGAWPGWYAALIQLVGGGLVALGLATRAAAFVGSGSMAYAYFVVHQPDAFWPLQNGGELSAVFCWALLLLVFTGSGALGLDRVLAGRTAPEPRPRDRAPSVA, encoded by the coding sequence ATGACGTCTCGTCTCGACAGCGCCCAGCCGTACGCCCTGGGCCTCTACCGCATCGTCTTCGGCCTGCTCTTCGCCTGCCACGGTGCCGCCTCCCTCTTCGGCGTCCTGGGCGGCGCCCACGGCGGCGGCGCCCTGGAGGCGGGCGCCTGGCCAGGCTGGTACGCCGCCCTGATCCAACTGGTCGGCGGCGGTCTCGTCGCCCTGGGCCTCGCCACCCGCGCCGCCGCCTTCGTCGGCTCCGGCTCGATGGCGTACGCGTACTTCGTCGTGCACCAGCCCGACGCCTTCTGGCCGCTGCAGAACGGCGGCGAGCTCTCGGCGGTGTTCTGCTGGGCCCTGCTGCTCCTGGTCTTCACCGGCTCCGGCGCCCTCGGACTGGACCGCGTGCTCGCCGGGCGGACGGCGCCCGAACCCCGCCCGCGGGACCGCGCACCGAGCGTGGCCTGA
- a CDS encoding alkaline phosphatase D family protein: protein MAGLRLGPVLRYADTDSATVWVETDRPCTAEVHCPDGGGGGSSATFTVEGHHYALIPVTDLAANRDTPYEVRLDGEPVWPPPGSPFPPSTIRTAPREADGSRAVRVTFGSCRWSSPPSGEDGPLGPDALDALAARIAGDPRADRPDLLLLLGDQVYADETSPQTRRWIASRRDITEPPGEQVADFEEYTRLYDESWTDPEVRWLLSTVPSLMIFDDHDVIDDWNTSASWLAEMRATPWWHQRIVSGLMSYWVYQHLGNLTPADLATDPLYKAVRSAPDGTDALRSFAARADADRPGTRWSYRRDLGRVRLLMVDTRMARVLAEEERAMLDPDEEAWLRDQMLTDPGRHDHLLIGSSLPWLLPHLVHEAERWNAALCRGGRGPRWARFGERLRRAADLEHWAAFPASFDRLAHLTEEAATAPDGPATVCVLSGDVHHAYAAESHPTRADPAAGTAPPARGRVHQLTCSPVHNAIPLPIRAGFRLGWSGVGRALGRVFARHGRTGRAPVTWRRSGGPWFGNQLMTLTLKGRRADLHLDQARPGRGPGRLERVWEGRLDG from the coding sequence TTGGCCGGGCTGCGCCTGGGACCGGTACTGCGGTACGCCGACACCGATTCCGCCACCGTGTGGGTGGAGACGGACCGTCCGTGCACCGCCGAGGTCCACTGTCCCGACGGCGGGGGCGGCGGTTCCTCCGCGACCTTCACCGTCGAGGGCCACCACTACGCCCTGATCCCGGTCACGGACCTGGCCGCGAACCGCGACACCCCGTACGAGGTGCGGCTCGACGGCGAGCCGGTCTGGCCGCCACCGGGCTCCCCCTTCCCGCCGTCCACCATCAGGACCGCCCCACGCGAGGCCGACGGGAGCCGCGCGGTCCGCGTCACCTTCGGCTCCTGCCGCTGGTCCTCTCCCCCGTCGGGCGAGGACGGCCCGCTGGGGCCCGACGCCCTCGACGCCCTCGCGGCCCGGATCGCCGGTGACCCCCGGGCGGACCGCCCCGACCTGCTCCTTCTTCTCGGCGACCAGGTGTACGCCGACGAGACCTCTCCACAGACCCGCCGCTGGATCGCCTCCCGGCGCGACATCACCGAGCCCCCGGGCGAACAGGTCGCCGACTTCGAGGAGTACACGCGGCTCTACGACGAGTCCTGGACCGACCCCGAGGTCCGCTGGCTGCTCTCCACCGTGCCCAGCCTGATGATCTTCGACGACCACGACGTCATCGACGACTGGAACACCAGCGCGTCCTGGCTCGCCGAGATGCGCGCGACGCCCTGGTGGCACCAGCGCATCGTCAGCGGCCTGATGTCGTACTGGGTCTACCAGCACCTGGGGAACCTGACCCCCGCCGATCTCGCCACCGACCCCCTGTACAAGGCGGTCCGCTCCGCCCCCGACGGCACCGACGCGCTGCGCTCCTTCGCCGCGCGGGCCGACGCCGACCGGCCGGGCACGCGCTGGAGCTACCGCCGCGACCTGGGGCGGGTCCGCCTGCTGATGGTCGACACCCGCATGGCCCGGGTCCTCGCGGAGGAGGAGCGCGCCATGCTGGACCCCGACGAGGAGGCGTGGCTGCGCGACCAGATGCTCACCGACCCCGGTCGCCACGACCACCTGCTGATCGGCAGTTCCCTGCCCTGGCTGCTCCCGCACCTGGTCCACGAGGCGGAGCGGTGGAACGCCGCGCTCTGCCGGGGCGGGCGCGGCCCCCGCTGGGCCCGCTTCGGCGAACGACTGCGCCGCGCCGCCGACCTGGAGCACTGGGCCGCCTTCCCCGCCTCCTTCGACCGCCTCGCCCACCTCACCGAGGAGGCCGCCACGGCCCCCGACGGCCCCGCCACGGTCTGCGTCCTGTCCGGTGACGTCCACCACGCCTACGCCGCCGAGAGCCACCCCACTCGTGCCGACCCCGCCGCCGGCACGGCCCCGCCCGCGCGGGGCCGGGTGCACCAGCTCACCTGCTCCCCGGTCCACAACGCCATCCCCCTGCCGATACGGGCCGGCTTCCGGCTCGGCTGGAGCGGCGTCGGGCGCGCCCTCGGCAGGGTGTTCGCCCGGCACGGGCGCACCGGCCGCGCACCGGTGACCTGGCGGCGGTCGGGCGGCCCGTGGTTCGGCAACCAGCTCATGACCCTGACCCTGAAGGGCCGCCGCGCCGACCTCCACCTGGACCAGGCCCGCCCCGGCCGCGGACCGGGCCGTCTGGAGCGGGTGTGGGAGGGGCGGCTGGACGGCTGA
- a CDS encoding HNH endonuclease family protein, which produces MSGIYARRGMRPATLAALTALASSAALLSGSPAQAAPPTPVSVATAKTYLSGLTEKAEGSSSGYSRDKFPHWSNQSGNCDTREVVLKRDGTGVEQDSACKAVSGTWKSAYDGATWTQASDVDIDHVVPLAEAWRSGASGWTNAEREQLANDLTRPQLIAVTDNVNQSKGDKDPAEWMPPLASYKCVYARMWVHVKHHYELSVDSAEKSALQSVLNSC; this is translated from the coding sequence ATGTCAGGAATCTACGCGCGTCGCGGGATGCGCCCCGCCACCCTCGCCGCGCTCACCGCTCTCGCCTCCTCCGCGGCCCTCCTCTCCGGCTCCCCGGCCCAGGCCGCTCCGCCCACCCCGGTGAGCGTCGCCACCGCGAAGACGTACCTCTCCGGCCTCACCGAGAAGGCGGAAGGTTCCTCCAGCGGTTACAGCCGGGACAAGTTCCCGCACTGGTCGAACCAGAGCGGGAACTGCGACACCCGCGAGGTCGTCCTGAAGCGCGACGGCACCGGCGTCGAGCAGGACTCCGCGTGCAAGGCCGTCTCCGGCACCTGGAAGTCCGCCTACGACGGAGCCACCTGGACCCAGGCCTCCGACGTCGACATCGACCACGTCGTCCCCCTCGCCGAGGCGTGGCGCTCGGGCGCCAGCGGCTGGACCAACGCCGAGCGCGAGCAGCTCGCCAACGACCTGACGCGCCCCCAGCTCATCGCCGTCACGGACAACGTCAACCAGTCCAAGGGCGACAAGGACCCGGCCGAGTGGATGCCGCCGCTCGCCTCGTACAAGTGCGTGTACGCGCGGATGTGGGTCCACGTGAAGCACCACTACGAGCTCAGCGTCGACTCCGCCGAGAAGTCCGCCCTCCAGTCGGTCCTCAACAGCTGCTGA
- a CDS encoding HAD-IA family hydrolase, whose amino-acid sequence MTATRTVLTTRALLLDMDGTLVDSDAVVERCWRRWAARYGLDEEHVLAVAHGRQGYATMAELLPDRPMALNHADNRVLLAEETADTDGVVPVPGAPAFLAALAGVPHAVVTSADDGLMRSRMGAAGLPLPELLITAEQVSASKPDPEGFLKGAAALGVDPADAVVFEDSGAGIAAGLAAGMRVVGVGPRAFAHAPTAHVTDLRAVRVETAGDGAVRLHLGG is encoded by the coding sequence ATGACGGCGACCCGTACCGTGCTGACCACCCGCGCCCTGCTGCTGGACATGGACGGCACGCTCGTCGACTCCGACGCCGTGGTGGAACGCTGCTGGCGCCGCTGGGCCGCCCGGTACGGCCTCGACGAGGAGCACGTGCTCGCCGTCGCCCACGGCCGCCAGGGATACGCCACCATGGCCGAACTCCTCCCGGACCGGCCGATGGCACTCAACCACGCGGACAACCGCGTCCTGCTCGCCGAGGAGACCGCCGACACCGACGGCGTCGTCCCGGTGCCCGGCGCCCCCGCCTTCCTCGCCGCCCTCGCCGGCGTCCCGCACGCCGTCGTCACCTCCGCCGACGACGGGCTGATGCGCAGCCGGATGGGCGCCGCCGGTCTGCCCCTGCCCGAACTGCTGATCACCGCCGAGCAGGTGTCCGCGAGCAAGCCCGACCCCGAGGGGTTCCTGAAGGGGGCCGCCGCGCTGGGCGTCGATCCGGCCGACGCCGTCGTGTTCGAGGACTCGGGCGCCGGAATCGCGGCCGGCCTGGCCGCCGGGATGCGGGTGGTCGGGGTCGGGCCCCGGGCCTTCGCGCACGCGCCGACGGCGCACGTCACCGATCTGCGCGCGGTACGTGTGGAGACGGCCGGTGACGGAGCGGTGCGACTCCACCTCGGTGGCTGA